The Cyanobacteriota bacterium sequence CCCAATGGTATCCACTGCCATAACGGGAATAGTCATGTCTTGGAGTAGCTCTGTATTGCGAGTTTGGGGCATGTTCATGGCTCGATTGAGTGCACTTTGAACCTGGAACGTACCGATCGGCACAGTCCGAGAAAATTGTGGCACTCCTTCCACTACTATGGATATTTCAGTGCTTTCAAATTCAATATCTGCGATCGCTACTGCTTGCTGCGGTGTGTAGTCCATCAATTGACTACGAATTGATCGGATTAAAGCAAAACTGGTAATATCCAAGGTGCCAATCTTTAGGTTTGCTTGGTCAAAGGTTTGAATATAGGTATCAGTAACCTCTTTGCGAGTGGCTACTAGCAGCACTTGACGCTTCTCTATGCCATCTTCGTCCATGAAGGTGCCCAGCTTTTGATAGTCCACATCAGCTTCTTCCCTCGGAAAGGTTAGGTAAAGGCCAGCCTCTTGGTTAAGCACCATATCCCGCAGTTCTCGATCGTCTAATTCCTCTGGCACTGGAATCAACCGCGTCACAACCTCTCGCCCTGGAATAGCCGTGGCAACGCGCTTAGGT is a genomic window containing:
- the pilM gene encoding type IV pilus assembly protein PilM; its protein translation is MNIFKGFGSGGKGVGIEITPDKINIAQIQKQGQGYKLSHLSSVEVPEGYIQEGQIADTSGVASLIQSALQESKLRPKRVATAIPGREVVTRLIPVPEELDDRELRDMVLNQEAGLYLTFPREEADVDYQKLGTFMDEDGIEKRQVLLVATRKEVTDTYIQTFDQANLKIGTLDITSFALIRSIRSQLMDYTPQQAVAIADIEFESTEISIVVEGVPQFSRTVPIGTFQVQSALNRAMNMPQTRNTELLQDMTIPVMAVDTIGGTTKMNNTNPGAAAMIRVFGELADELRRSIDFYLNQGDDQEVAQLFLAGPGGGIGQLDEFFSQRLSLTTVQIDPISALSLEAPDEISPIQRPGLGVVLGLAMREV